The Phycisphaerae bacterium DNA window GGTGAATCTCAACGTGGTCCTGTCCCAAGCCCGGCATGCGAAGCGGGGTGTGGATCCTGGGCGTTTCAAACAGCTCAAGAAGACCATGATCGAGCGGCAGTGCCAGGGGCTGGTCGAGTTCGTGGAGCCGCCGCACACGCTCGACTTGGTCACCGGCCAGGCCGCCGCCAAGCAGCGGCTGCGCGACGATGCCGATCTCATTCTGCACAACCGGCTGGAGGCGGCCCCGATGGGCTACCTGTTAAGCGGGCCGGTCGGCACGGGCAAGACATTCCTGGCCGAGTGCTACGCCGGCTCGGTCGGCATTCCCTGTCTGAAACTCCGCAATTTCCGATCGAAGTACGTGGGCGAGACGGAGGGTAATCTGGAGAACGTGCTGACCGTCCTTCGTTCGCTCGGACCGGTGGTGGTCATCATTGACGAGGCTGACGCGGCTTTGGGTAATCGCTCGGCGGAAGGTGACTCGGGCACATCAAGCCGCGTATTCTCCATGATTGCCAGCCAGATGGGCGACACCCGCTATCGCGGCAAGATTGTCTGGATGCTGCTGACTTGCCGGCCCGACCTGCTTCCGATCGACCTGAAACGGCAGGGGCGGGCCGAGGTGCACATTCCGATGTTCTATCCGCAGGACGAGGCCGAGGTTCGGGAGATGTTCCTGGCCATGGCCCGGAAGAACAAGGTGGTCCTCAGACCTGAGACGCTGCCGCCGATCACCGCGCAGGGGCAGCTCAGTGGTGCGGACATCGAGAGCATCGTCCTGACCGCCAGGCGGAAGGCTCTCGGGGCCGGTCGAACGGAACTGGCCCAGACGGACGTCCAGGAGGCCTTCACCGAGTTCATCCCGTCAGCTCACGGTCTGGAGAAGGAGCTGCAGGAACTGGCGGCGGTGCTGGAATGTACCCAGCTGACGTTCCTGCCGCCCAAGTGGCGCGCGAGGGTTGCAGAGCCCGGTGGCCGGGCCCAGCTCCAGGAGCGGATGATGGCCATTCGAAGCCTGTTGAAGGACTGAGGGCCGTCGGACGCCGGTCCGACCCCGGTTCGGTCTCCTTGGAATCGTTCTGGGTTCGATGAAATGAGGGCGATGAAATGGCGACTACGAAGAAAGTGAAAAGGGCAGCCTCGAGGAAAGCCGTCGCCGCCAGGTCGGCAGGCAAGAAGGGGCCGGCGAAGGGCAAGGTCACCGCCAGGGGGAAGTCCAAGCCCGGCCCGAGGGCCAAGAAGACGGCCGGGAGGGCGGCCAAGGCTGCTCCGGCCAAGAGGGGATCCCGCCTGAGTTGGCTGGACGGTGCCTCCCACAGACCGCTGATCGACCGCTACGCCAGGCAGCTCCGCAGTTTCCTGGAAGCCGTGGCCGACGGCGTGATCGAGGAGCGCGAACTGGCTGCCCAGGAAGAGCGGCTGGTGAAGCTCATGAAAGAGGTGGAGCCCAGGCTCAATGACGCGCTGCACGCGAAAGTCACCGAGCTCCTGTGTGAGCTCACCGCGTACGACATCATGCAGATGATGCATGCAATGTGCGAGAACCGGCCCAAGAGCGTGTTCCAGGGTTGACTCTGGATCCTCCCATGGGCCATGGATTGCGCGAAGGCGAGGAGGATGGGCCATGAGACATGGCGGCTTGGGGCGCAGGTTTTTCCCGCGACGGCGGTGGACTGCGGGGTCGGACGTCAGCCGGGTTCATGTGGCGGGCATACGGGCCGTCATGTTCGTGGTGATCGTTGCCTTCATGGCCAAGTGGGTGCTCGGCGGCTGCGACGGCCGCCAGGTGTCACCGCCCCCGAGCAAGTCGGGAGTGGTATCGACCCAGGCACCTCCAGCCGGTGGTTCGACCATTCCCCTGCCGGAAGCCGAGCAGCGGGTGTGCACGGCCGTGGCGATCCTGATCGATACCTCGGGCAGCATGGAGCAGTCGGTCCGAGGCTCAACCGGCGGTTGGCAGCAGAAGTACGTCCTGGCTCAGGAGGCCCTGAAGCGGATTGTGGCTTACACGGCCCAATGGCAGAAGAACCACACTGACCGGCTTCTGAACGTGGGGATCTACCGTTTCTCCAGTTCACCGGTGCAGATCTTGCCGATGGGCGAATTCAGGGCCGATCAGGCCGACGCGGCGGTCAGCTCCATTGGTCGTCCGGGCGGCGGGACTGCCATTGGCGAGGCGCTGACTGCCGGATTCAAGGCTCTCTACCAGTCCGGCTGCACGCGCAAGCATCTGGTGTGCATCACCGACGGCGAGAACACGGTGGGGCCGCGGCCGGATCGGATCGCTCAGCAGTTGTATGCCCAGACCAAGGGCGAGGTCGAGCTTCATTTTGTTGCGTTCGACACCTCGGCCAAGTACTTTGGTTTCCTGAACAGGGTAAACGGGCATGTGGTTGAAGCGGCCGACGGGGCCCAACTGCAGGCCAAGCTGTCTGAGATCTACGAGAAGCGGATCCTGGCGGAGCAGATGCCCGTCGAGAAGTAGCGGGTGTGGAGACGAAGGCGAGTGGAACGGCGGGCGTTCGGCCCGCAAGGTCCAGCAACATGGAGGTCAAGTCATGGCAGGACAACCCAAGGCACCGTTCTTTGTGGCGCTGGCCCTGGTGGTCGCCGCGCTGGTGGGCTTCGCGATCTACCGGAGCGATCTCATCGCCCCGCGGGAGAGGAAGGCCGACACGGGCGGCCCCATGCAGTTGCCTCCGGCCCAGCAGGTCGAGAACGCCAGTGACGCCAGCGGCGTGACCACGGTCAAGGAATACACCTTCAAGGCCTCGGAGCGTCTGCCGGAGGTCAAGGGTACCAGCGCGTACAAGCCACTGGTGGACAACACCGTCCGCTTCGCCCTGAATGTTTGGGCTGGCTGGGCTCCGATCATTCTGGCCAATGAAGGCTTCAAGCCCAACCAGGTCTGGAAGACGGCCGACGGGCAGGAGTTCAAGGTCGAACTTGTGCTCATCGACAACCCGGTGGCCATGCGCGATGCTTATGCTTCCGGCGACGTGCATATAGGCTGGGCCACGCTGGACATGGTTCCGCTGTTCGTCGAGGGCTTCGTCGATTCCACCGGCAAGCCTCGTGACAGCCGGGTCATGCCCCGCATCTACCAGCAGGTGGACTGGTCCAACGGCGGCGACGGCATCGTGGTCCGCGACGCCATCAAGACGGTGGCCGATCTTCGCGGCAAGCAGCTGGTGCTGGCTCAGAACTCGCCGTCGCATTACTTTGCCCTGAACATGCTGGTGGCGGGCGGTCTCCAGCCCTCCGAAGTCAACATGGTTTTCACCGAGGATGCGTTCCAGGCCGCTGCGGCATTCAACACCCAGAAGGATATCGCCGGTGCCGTCTCCTGGGCGCCGGACATCTACAATCTCGAGAAGGTTGCGGGCAACCGGCTGCTGGTGACCACGGCCACGGCCAACAAGCTCATCGCCGACGTCTGGTTTGCCCGAGCCGACTTCGCCAAGGATCATCCGGGCATCTGCGAGGGGATTGTCCGGGGCATCTTTGACGCCATGGTCACGCTCAAGGATGAGGCGGCCAGAAAGCACGTCGCGGAGCTGATGGCCCAGGGGTACAACATTCCTGCGTCCGACGCCCTGAACATGCTCGGCGACGCCCACAGCACGAACTGGGCCGAGAACTACCAGTTTTTCCGCAATCAGAACAATCCGGCCAACTTCGAGCGGATCTGGAATCAATCCTACTACCTGTATCGCAAGATCGGGGCGGTCAGGAATCCGCAGGTGCCGTTCGATCAGGTGATGGACTCCTCGGTCATCGAGAAGCTCGGCCAGGAAGAGAAGTACTCCTCCCAAAAAGACGAGTACAAGGTCCAGTTCACTCCGACCACGCCGGGCAGCATCAAGGCCGAGGACGAAATCCTGACCAACACCGTCTTCATTCACTTCTTCCCCAACAGCTGGGAACTTCGGAAGAAGGTGGCCAAGAAGCGGGAAGGCAAGGACGTCGAGGAGCTGTACGACCCCAACGTGGATTTCATTCTCGAGGACATCGCCAAGCTGGCCGCCCAGTTCGGTGCCGCCCGGATCATCATTCAGGGACACACCGACGGCTCGATGCGGAATCAAATTCCCGCCACAATGGTCAAAGAGCTCTCGCTGCAGCGGGCCAACGCGGTCAAGGAAGAACTGGTCAACAAGTTCAAGATGGATCCCAACCAGTTCGCCGTCGAAGGAGTGGGCTGGGACAAGCCGGCCGACGCCAATGACCCCGACAACCACGCCAAGAACCGCCGGGTCGAGGTCAAGGTCTACCCGGCGGAGAAAGGATGATCGAGCCACCAGGACAGGGGTGAGGGAGGATCTGGGTGACGACACGAAAGAGCGGGTCGGGCGATGAGTGAACAGCCTTCTTCCGCGGCCTCGTCGGCAGCGGCGGAGCCTGGGCCGGCGGCAGTTGCCCCGGGGGCCGCCGGCGTCGGGGTCTTGCGCCCGATCGGGTGGCTTTTTCGTGTGCGCGGTGAGCCGACACTTTGGCAATCGGTCCTTTTCGGGGCCCTCTGCCTAGGCATCTGCCTGGGCGTCTGGTGGCTGGTGACCCGCGGCGAGGCGGAAAGCCGAACCGTGGGGCCGGCGGTCCTGCCGAGCCCGGGGGAGACTTTCGCCACCTTCGACACGCTATGGTTCGACCGGGCCCTGACGCGCAACACGTTGGCCAGTCTGCGGCGCGTGGCTCTGGGTTTCGGCCTGGCCACGCTGATCGGCGTTCCGTTGGGGGTGTTGTGTGGATGTTTCTCCTGGTGCCAGGCCTTCTTCGCCCCGCTTTCGATCTTCGGTCGGAACATACCCGTCGCGGCCCTGATCCCGCTGACTTTCTCGCTCTTCGGGATCGGCGAGCAGCAGAAGATCATGTTCATCTTCATTGCCTGTGTCGCCTTCATCATCTCGGATTCCGCCCAGGCGGTCCGCGACGTGGACATGCGCTACGTGGATACCGCCCACACGCTCGGCGCGCGAAGGCGGCAGATCATCATGAAGGTCCTGGTGCCGTTGGCCTTGCCGGACATCTTCAATTCTCTGCGCCTGCTGTTCGGGCTGGCGTTCGGGTACATCATGCTGGCTGAACTGGTGAAGTTCGGCGGTGAGAGCGGCGGATTGGGCGACATCATCATCACATCGCAGCGGCGCGGACCGAAGGAGCACATCCTCTTGGTGCTGATGATCATTCCGGTCGTGGCCCTGGCGATCGACCGGATCCTGTATTGGGCCCAGCGAGAGCTGTTCCCGCATCGATACGGGGGTTTCGGCTTCTTGCACGCGGGGGTGCGCTTCGTCGTGCATCTGTGGGAGGACCTGAAGGGCTTGTTCTGGCGCTCCCACCGGCGGGTTGAGCTTCCTGTCACCTCGGTTTCGGCCCCGGAGAAGAAACCATGAGTGATCCTCTGCTCGCCCCGGTCACCGCCGCACCCGCCGCGGCCGCGCTTGGCACTGCGTTGAGAGGGTTCTCGGCCCAGCCGGTCGGTGTGGGCCAGGTACTACCCGCCGTCCGCAAGCCGGAGGAACTGACCCGTCCCCACGTGGTTCAGTTCAACCGGGTGACGAAAACCTACAACCCCGGCCAAGCCAACGAGTACACGGCCATCACAGAGGTGACCTTCGTGGTCGAGGATCTGGCAAACAAGGGCGAGTTCATCTGCGTTCTTGGGCCCAGCGGTTGTGGCAAGAGCACGATTCTTAGGCTCATTGCCGGCTTGGAGCCGCAGCATCCCGCGACATCGGGCGAAGTCTTGGTGTTGGGCCGGCCGGTGACGGAGCCCGGGGCGGACCGCGGGATGGTCTTCCAGGACTACACGAGCTTTGACCATCGCACCGTTCTGGAAAACGTGACCTTCGGCCTGGAGTGCCAGGGCATGCCCCGGAGGGAGCGCCAGGGGCTGGGCCGGGAATGGGTCAAACGCGTCGGGCTGGACGTGGACAAGGATGCCAACAAGTACCCCCATGAGCTCTCCGGTGGCATGCGTCAGCGCGTGGCCATCGCCCGCACGCTGATCCTGGAGCCCCGGATTATCCTCATGGACGAGCCTTTTGGGGCCCTTGACCCGATGACGCGGATGAACATGCAAGACCTCCTCCTCGGCCTCTGGCGATCGGTGGAAGCCACCGTCTTCTTCGTGACCCACTCCATCGAGGAAGCGGTTTTTCTGGGTGACCGGGTCTACGTGATGAGCAACTCACCGGGTACAATCCTCAAGGAGTTGACCATCGAGCCGTCGGACCGGCCGTCCCGGGAGATGCAGCGCGAGCCGCGTTTCCAGGAGACGGTGTTTTTCATTCGGGATCTGATCAGCAAGCTCGAGGAAGGTCGCGACTAGGACGGCTAGCATGCGCTTTGCCAAGTATCTCAAGGTCGCCTTCCTGAACCGCTGGAACCTGCTGGTGACCGCGGGAGCCATAGGTTTCGCGATGTTGAGCGGCCAGGCCGACATCTGGGTGCCGCTGGTCCTGGCCGGCGAAGTGACCTACCTCGGACTGCTGGCCTCCCATTCGCGTTTCCAGGCCTACGTGGACGCCCATGAAGCCAAGGTGTTCCGGCAGCAGGGGACGGACACGGCTCAGCAGACCTACCGGACGATCATCCAGTCCCTGCCGCCCAAGTCGGTCGAGCGATTTCGTCTTCTTCGTTCGCAGTGCCTCGAGCTCCGCCAGATCGCCCAGCAGCTCAAAGGGCCGGAGGCGGTCGAGCCCGCGGCCATCCTCGAGGAGTCCCAGGGGGCCGGCCTGGATCGACTTCTGTGGATCTACCTGCGGATGCTCTACACCCAGTATTCCATCGAGCGCTTTCTGCAGAAGACCAGCGAGGCCCAGATCCAGAGGGATATCGCCAGCCTCGAGGAGCGGCTCAAGGCCGTAACCGGGGTTAGCGACGAAGTCCAACGGCAACGATTCGCCAAGGCCCTGGAGGACAACCTTCAGACCTCCCGGGATCGGCTGGCCAATTACCAGAAAGCAAAGGCCAATTGCGAACTGGTTCAACTGGAACTGGAACGGCTCGAGAACAAGATCCGCTCGCTCAGCGAGTTGGCGGTGAATCGCCAAGAGCCCGACTTCATTTCGGCTCAGGTGGACCAGGTGGCGTCCAGCATGGTTCAGACCGAGCGGACGATGAATGAGCTGCAATTCGCCACGGATCTCGGGATTCCTGATGAGACCGTTCCCGAGCTTCTGCGGACCGAGAAACTGCTCCAGTAGTGGCTTCGAGCGGGGCAGCGATACCCGGAAAGATCCTACAATAGAGTATGCGGCAGTGTGGGATGAAGCAGGCGGCCCTTGTGCCCCTTTTCTTGGCGGTCTTATCGGTCGTCAGTTCGACGGCTGCCCTGCAGGCGGGGGGCGGAGATGCGGGGGGCCGGTCTCTGGGGGTGCCTGCCGTCCGAGCCGCGCGGTCCAGGCGTATGGCGGCCGCCGCCCAATCGGCCAAGTCCGTCGCCTGGCAGCGAGCCAAACAGCGGGGCCTGCCGGTGCGATGGCATGCTGGTGGCAGAACGTATGAACTCATGGCTGCCCCGGACGGCCGCCCCATGCTGGTCGTCGCCACCAGCAACGTGAACGCGGCCATCTCCACGGCAGCCGTCGAAATCCGCAACATCAGTCCGTACAACCTCAATGGCGAGGGCCTGTCGATCGGCGTCTGGGACGGTGCGGCCGTTCGGGCCACGCACCAGGAGTTCGGGACACGGGTGACCGTCCGGGATGTGGTTGCCGCTGCCGATCACGCCACGCACGTCAGCGGTACGATCGGGGGAGCGGGCGTGACTGCGGCGGCGCTGGGGATGGCCTCCGGCGTGGCCATCGATTCCTACGACTGGACGAACGACGTCGCGGAGATGACCTTGCGGGCGATGGCCGAACCGGGGGAGGCGGGAACGCTCCAGGTCTCCAGTCATTCCTATGGGTACCTGGCCGGTTGGTCACACAGCACGACGCCGCCTCGCTGGTACGGGACCTGGGGTCATCGCGAGTCGGACAGCTTTGGGCAGTATGACAGCCTCGCCCACGACTGGGACATGCTCTGTCACGATGCCCCGTACTTCCTGCCGTTTGTCGCTGCGGGCAATGATCGGAATGAGAAAGCTCCTTCGTCGGGCAGCTCGTTCCAGTACGAGAACGGCGGTGACTGGGTGACCAAGACCTACGATTCGGCCACCGATCCGTACAACGACGGGTGGGACAACGGAGGATACGACACCATCTCCCTCGTCGGCAACGCCAAGAACATTGTGACCGTCGGTGCGGTGAACGACGCGGTGGCGAGTGGTGCACGTTCGCTGGCCGCTGCGACCATGACCACATTCAGTTGCTGGGGACCGACCGACGACGGTCGGGTCAAGCCGGATGTCGTGGCTAACGGCGCGAGCCTGTATTCCTGCACCGCAGCATCGAACGAAAGCTACGCCAGCATGAATGGAACGAGCATGGCCACCCCCAACGCCAGTGGGTCGGCCATACTCCTCGTCCAGGACTACGGCCTACTCTTTCCTGGGCAATACATGCGGTCCAGCACGCTGAAAGGTCTGCTGATCCACACGGCCGACGATCTCGGCGATGCGGGGCCCGACTACCGAACCGGCTGGGGATTGGTGAACGTCAAGACTGCTGCGGATTACCTCAGGAGTTGTCGTGATATCCCTGTCGCCCGTGGTCTGGTCGAGGGCCTTCTGACCGGTACCCATGCTGTGGATACTTACCGCGTCACCTGGGATGGTGTGCACAGCCTGAAGGCCACGCTCTGCTGGACGGATCCGCCGGCGGCAGTCGTGACCGGACTGGACAACGCTGCGGTTCGCCTGGTGAACGACCT harbors:
- a CDS encoding ABC transporter permease; this encodes MSEQPSSAASSAAAEPGPAAVAPGAAGVGVLRPIGWLFRVRGEPTLWQSVLFGALCLGICLGVWWLVTRGEAESRTVGPAVLPSPGETFATFDTLWFDRALTRNTLASLRRVALGFGLATLIGVPLGVLCGCFSWCQAFFAPLSIFGRNIPVAALIPLTFSLFGIGEQQKIMFIFIACVAFIISDSAQAVRDVDMRYVDTAHTLGARRRQIIMKVLVPLALPDIFNSLRLLFGLAFGYIMLAELVKFGGESGGLGDIIITSQRRGPKEHILLVLMIIPVVALAIDRILYWAQRELFPHRYGGFGFLHAGVRFVVHLWEDLKGLFWRSHRRVELPVTSVSAPEKKP
- a CDS encoding OmpA family protein: MAGQPKAPFFVALALVVAALVGFAIYRSDLIAPRERKADTGGPMQLPPAQQVENASDASGVTTVKEYTFKASERLPEVKGTSAYKPLVDNTVRFALNVWAGWAPIILANEGFKPNQVWKTADGQEFKVELVLIDNPVAMRDAYASGDVHIGWATLDMVPLFVEGFVDSTGKPRDSRVMPRIYQQVDWSNGGDGIVVRDAIKTVADLRGKQLVLAQNSPSHYFALNMLVAGGLQPSEVNMVFTEDAFQAAAAFNTQKDIAGAVSWAPDIYNLEKVAGNRLLVTTATANKLIADVWFARADFAKDHPGICEGIVRGIFDAMVTLKDEAARKHVAELMAQGYNIPASDALNMLGDAHSTNWAENYQFFRNQNNPANFERIWNQSYYLYRKIGAVRNPQVPFDQVMDSSVIEKLGQEEKYSSQKDEYKVQFTPTTPGSIKAEDEILTNTVFIHFFPNSWELRKKVAKKREGKDVEELYDPNVDFILEDIAKLAAQFGAARIIIQGHTDGSMRNQIPATMVKELSLQRANAVKEELVNKFKMDPNQFAVEGVGWDKPADANDPDNHAKNRRVEVKVYPAEKG
- a CDS encoding ATP-binding protein, with protein sequence MTQNAPVSHCDSSLVARPFDLPSFFPAWARSLAEAYFSGTTCLFVLHGNVHDLIPLSNDENGGYCGLPEFLAAQVFGSWHLVLHYDLGQGLRPMSGGDPDRLKEMVQYLTARMGEPASWPRDPDKVLLLLDALIERNLLEDDPGRRKKIAVVLDYAQYLAPAGDLGALARGQGTNLVRMLSWAQNPYIKRINVAFILVADKLSEVNDRLVQSPHVAAIEIPLPDITTREAFARWAAGQVDAGKSGSSPVMEAQGSTSGPPTGQNMSPAELAVMSNGLSLVNLNVVLSQARHAKRGVDPGRFKQLKKTMIERQCQGLVEFVEPPHTLDLVTGQAAAKQRLRDDADLILHNRLEAAPMGYLLSGPVGTGKTFLAECYAGSVGIPCLKLRNFRSKYVGETEGNLENVLTVLRSLGPVVVIIDEADAALGNRSAEGDSGTSSRVFSMIASQMGDTRYRGKIVWMLLTCRPDLLPIDLKRQGRAEVHIPMFYPQDEAEVREMFLAMARKNKVVLRPETLPPITAQGQLSGADIESIVLTARRKALGAGRTELAQTDVQEAFTEFIPSAHGLEKELQELAAVLECTQLTFLPPKWRARVAEPGGRAQLQERMMAIRSLLKD
- a CDS encoding VWA domain-containing protein, whose protein sequence is MRHGGLGRRFFPRRRWTAGSDVSRVHVAGIRAVMFVVIVAFMAKWVLGGCDGRQVSPPPSKSGVVSTQAPPAGGSTIPLPEAEQRVCTAVAILIDTSGSMEQSVRGSTGGWQQKYVLAQEALKRIVAYTAQWQKNHTDRLLNVGIYRFSSSPVQILPMGEFRADQADAAVSSIGRPGGGTAIGEALTAGFKALYQSGCTRKHLVCITDGENTVGPRPDRIAQQLYAQTKGEVELHFVAFDTSAKYFGFLNRVNGHVVEAADGAQLQAKLSEIYEKRILAEQMPVEK
- a CDS encoding ABC transporter ATP-binding protein, with product MVQFNRVTKTYNPGQANEYTAITEVTFVVEDLANKGEFICVLGPSGCGKSTILRLIAGLEPQHPATSGEVLVLGRPVTEPGADRGMVFQDYTSFDHRTVLENVTFGLECQGMPRRERQGLGREWVKRVGLDVDKDANKYPHELSGGMRQRVAIARTLILEPRIILMDEPFGALDPMTRMNMQDLLLGLWRSVEATVFFVTHSIEEAVFLGDRVYVMSNSPGTILKELTIEPSDRPSREMQREPRFQETVFFIRDLISKLEEGRD